GATTAATCACCCATAATGGAGTATCATGTTTAATGGAAAAAGTATATTCATATGACCGTGTGTGAATCTTTCATTGcatttttaaacatgaaaaatggcATTAAGCCGAGTTTTGAACACGACCATGTGTGCATTGGAGTAAATGCGAAGATATAAACTAGCTTGATTGATTAGCGTGCTTATGTGGTCACATGATGGTTACCATCACCCTTGGGTACTTAGGACGAAGCTGACACCCTTGGATACTTGGGGTCGAGCACGATATGTTTGtaccgagggtacttggaacaaTATGGCTTATCGGATGCCGATCGCGGCAAGTTGCGAGGAGACACTCCTTATAGGAATGTCTGATTGTCGgtccatgccgagggtacttggaaccacatggcttatCAATCGCCGTCGGTAAAGGAATGGGACGAAGTCCGGTCATGTTGGAAGAGTATCAAATGTCTAGTGTGCTGGGGTCGAGTGGCCGTTAATAAGTGGAACACATGTGATGTATTGTGCATGAAAGTTTGTGATGAGTATTTTGGTTGCGTACCTTGATTTGTGTATGGTTGAATACCATGTTGAGTATTGTATAATGGATGAACAAAGgcggggtaagcttgcatgtggttgatggTTGACTGTTGAGTTGTGCTCGATCATGTGGTAGCTAGAGCGTTGTGAGAGTTGCACGCTATTGATTTGTTGTCGATATGTCCTTTATTTTTAGGCCACCCCGAGCGAATCGGTGCAATGTTTGGACTTAGCCATTAACTcatggagattttatatctcatccgTTGTTGTTAATTGTTTTTGAGACCCCTAACGATAGAGACTCACCCGGTTAGATTCGGGGTATCACTTGACTAGTCCGTTGATGTTATGCACCATCCGATCCTAGGGTTGGACCGCATCGGGGAGCACCATGTGACGACTTTCTAGGTCGATGAAGGATTACGGTACTTAGTACCTCATCGCTTCAAGGCCTGGTTTATCCGTCACAGGGATCTCCTCTTCGTGCCAATTTGTGGGTTTGACGGACCCCCAACTGCAACCCCGAAGATTGAAGCCCGGGATCCCATGGACATCAACACCCCGGATGGGGAAGTGGAGGACCCGGAGCCCAACCTGGAGGAGGACCCTAAGACCCTGGCTAGCTACTATCTTTGAGTGGGCGTGGTCGTGGAGACCTTTTTGTGGGAGTTGAGGAGGGTGACATTGGCCCCTCTTGTTGGAGCAGTTTGGTGGTTGTAGTGTTGACCCTACCCTAACCCGGTATCTTTTTGGTGACCGTAAGAAGCAACCCTGAAGAGTGGGCTTGTAGATTTTTTACTTCCCAAGGttaacatatatataaataatcttTTGTtgatgttgtgatttgattgcCTAGTGATCTATCCCTGTCgttttatttattgtttgggGAAgcagcacgttccgcatgcgattaatcaaaagataaaatgaatgggtcgacGACGTGCCTGTGACATCGCCATTAATGACTTGAGGCGTTTGGTAGGATTACTGCATAcccgaggatcggggcgtgacatctcTTAGAACAAAGCATGACTCTTGATTTTGAAGAGTAATCTTAACCACTAATTGAGGATTGTTATGGGCCAAAAGTTAtatgaaatgggaaaaattgtcatgGGCCCTTGCCTGCTACCGACCGGTGAAGGCGCGGCATGTTGGAGTCCAACACCTAATATAAACGTGAGAAGGGAAGTTGATTTTTGGCCACCACATTCATTGCATGATGAAGTCGGCtaagcaaagaaagaagaagaaaagtaaaaaaggaagcAAAGTTCAAATGAACTTGGGCTTTggcgtaaaaaaaattacggtAGCTTCCTTTTCACACTGAAGACGGCAATCTTTGAGGTGCCAATTTTGATGATACCCTCAAGATCTTGAGGTTTTGTAATTTATAGTATCGCATCTCATAAGAGACTTGGTTGCGTTTTCATGTAACATGAAGGGCTGTTGGATATGTGTCAAGGCAATTAAAGCCGTATGAGTTGAATTGTCTAACCCATGATCTAGAACTTGCTACACTTATGTTTGCATTGAAGATATGGAGGCACTATTTGTATGGGGAAAAATTTGAGATCTATACGGACCATAAACGTTCGAAATATTTGTTCtctaaaaaagaattgaatatgagacaaAGGCATTGGATGGAACTATTGAAGGACTATAACTGTGAAATTTTGTACTGTTCGAGAAAGGCAAACAAAGTCGCAGATGCTCTTAGTTGGAAGTCTACTCAAATGATTGCACATATGATGGTTAAAGAGTAAACGTTACTTGAGGAGGCTCGAGATTTGGAGTTCGGGTTTGATATGAATAGCCATTCAAGTGTACTAGATTGTGCAAAGGATCAAGACTCTACAGCAACCGGACTAGGAAATTTCTAAAATCTGAGAAGAGACATTAGAAGGAAAAAGGCTTGATTTTCGGGTGTCGTTGGATGGAATTCTTAGATCCATGGGCGTCTCTACATGCCTAATGATGTTGAATTGAGTAATGAAATCTTGTCAGAAGCCCACAAAAGCAATTATAGTGTTCATCCAAGAAGTACGAAAATGTATCAAAATCTTCGCCAACACTATTGGTGGAATGGCATGAAAGTTGATATTGCCAAACATGTCTCTAGATGTTTGACGTGTCAACAAGTGAACGCTGAACATTGTAAGTGTTGACACCCAATTTTGGCGATCccgcattttattttattttatttttgtgtgaaatagaatatgtcaaattttttaattgtgcatttctttttctttcttctcttgttctattgcaaaaaaagaaaaaattattctaaAATGCAAAATTGCAAAGCACCTCGTAGGCGTGATTCTAATCCGCGTGAGCTTGATCCACCTAGGCTTTTCTTTTCCCATGAATAGGCCATTTCTCTTTTCTACTAGGCCCATGTGGATTAGCCCAACTAGGCTTCTTGTGCTTCAAGTGTGACTCATCTTTCCCCCACAGCCCATCATCCTTATTTTTCTCCTCGGCCCATCCCTCAATTGTTTTTTATCAACCCACATTTCTCCCTCCACTCCCCTTTTCCTGGCGCGCACACACGTGACTTTCATTTCTACCGCACACTACATATGGTTGGTCACCAACCCACGTCTCCATCAACCGGATTTTACGCTCGTCCACGCAAGCAACCTGGATTCGGATCCCCCGCCATAGAGGGTTAATGACATGGGTGACATAGAACAAAATCCAACCGTCCGTTTGAATccgaaggccgagattcattcACGTCATCCGAAGAGGGGAGCTCAAATTTTGGGTGCGTGAAACCAGcgtttctaaataaaaaattaaaaaaatctacttttctctctcctcaaatcttacaTATCGAcactctccctcctcctccgttCGCTTTTACCTCTCTATCAAACTTCCtccatcctcctccttttgctccggTGACGCTCCTTTTCAACGCCGGCATCCGCGAAACTCTCAAATTTCctccatcgtcctcctccttttgctccggTGGCGCTCCTCTTCGACACCAGCATCCGCGAAACCGCCGTCGACTTTCCCGACACCAAATCCAGAGGCGCATCGGTGGCTTCGAAGCCGAGCACATATCCATCTCTCTAAAAAAGATTACGACTCCATGCGCATCGGTGGATTCGAACCCGAGCacatatccatctctctcttcgCCGATTACAACTCCGTGTGGATCTCCTCGATTACGGGTTGGTGCTCGATTGATCTCCGCTTCTCTTCTTCAGATTTGGCTTCTATGATTCGGCattcttgagaagtttttaggattttttggtttAACTCATGTTGGTGAGTCTGGGACTTTTCTCTGCATCTAAATGTCTGCCGAACTCAAGGCTGGATTTTCGAGGATTGGCGCGGATGAGCCGTAGAAGCACCCGATTGGTGCggtctttgttgttttccttggtgaagaacagagaggaggaaaaaaattatctgtCTTGTTTTGAGTCTTTAGTTGAATTATCgtgcactttttttttagaggcctTTTATCATCGTTCTTATGAGGCGATTTTCGTTGTTGTGGTTATTTTGATTCATtcggaaagaaggaaaaaaaaaagatacttctATGGCGGTGTATTATAAATTTAAGAGTGCAAGATATTTCGATTCAATTCCTATGGACGATCCATTTATATCGGTTGgtgttttgaaagaaaaatttatctAACCGTAGCTCATTACCTTTTGCCACATCGAAACCGGGTAATCCCCCGCCATCACCTTCAGCTCCAGCAAGTTACGGTCAATGACCTTCTCATGGATGGCCAAGTATGGCCGAAAGAAGTAGTTGTAGATGTCTTGTGTGCCCTGGAAATTTCAAACATGATTGAAGGGGGGCAAAAAGATCATGAACTCGAAAAGAAGTTCTCAAATTCTGCATTGGATGAGACATGAAGTAGACATAAATCCTCAATGCATACCTTTGTCTGGGGATGCCATAAATAGATGAAGAAAGCGAACTTCGCTTCGCCGTACAATGGTAACCTTCAAGAAAAAGCAATAATCAAAAGATTTCAAAGCATGGATAGCAAGAAAATCTCTTACTCTAGGTTCTTGAAGTTAATTCTTCTGCTGTGTTGAATTGAAACTATACCATGATATGAATGCATCACCAAGTCTCTCGCAGACCGAAAGAAAAGCTACTAAAATCCTGCAAAAAATGATTGGAAGAGAACGCATTCAAGTCTTATTTCCAACAATATCATTGAATTGTATGAGGATCGAGAAGTATAATCCCCGACCGATGCTGGCACCGGAAGAGAAGTTGTTGGGCCTCCAGTTCGTTGTTCTCGATGGTTTTAAAACGGTTGTAAGCGGGATATTTACTTGGAATTGTAAATATCAcctaatttgatatttgaaCGAAAAAGAGCTCTATGGAGAAGCTGAATTATAGAAACCAAATGCTAAATCAGCGGCTTAGAAACCAAATGCAGTGTATTTGAGATGTCTTTAAGGCAATGTATTTTTGGATGTTCAATATACATGTGGGTTATTTACTTGGAATTGGAATTGTAGGTCTACATCATCATTGTAGGCCATATCCTCatagttttcttgttttttcttgatGCGATAGTCTCTACTATTGGTGGGTTAAAAGTTGGGGTGACTGCAATTGGGGCAAGTAATATAATGTTTAGTGATTAGTATTTCTTACTTATATGCTCCTCttaaaacaaattttcttttggtgaaaagaagacgtttcatctttttctttgttttgtttttatgttaGTTTGTTTGAGAGAAGCATTTTAAGAATCCTCTCAGTAGTTGTTcgttaaaatgtaaaaaattataactccCTACCTCGGACAATGTCTTGGTAGAATGCACCTTAGGGGTAGgccttcatttcttttgatatatataaaTGACAATTGTAAATGGAAGTTTAGCATGATAatgaataatatattttttcccctttctaaGCATTACAGCCTTTTCCCGAGATTAGATCGGGATACCTATAGTAGTGATGCTTTTAATGAGAAGTGATGCTTTTCTCAAACAGCTTATTGGTTGGAATTTGTCTCTTgtgcttttctctctcattctaGCAGCTTTGATAAATTAACTTCTAATGATAAGTGACGTTTTTCTTAGTTTGAAGATAAAGCGCCTTCGGACAACGGCATCGAGAGactccctctcaaatggataaGGAGGGAGCAGTAACTACCATGCTTAGTACTAGCAATGAAATTATCCCTCAAATGGAGactccctctcaaatggatgatgatggcaCAAGGTAAGTAATGTCTTCATGAAAgtatgttagtttttcttttgttttattgtttgttATTCAAGTTTATCGTCTAATGATGTCACTTTGTCCACTATGTTTTTGTGTGATTTTATCGCCAGTAATGACTGGACTCCACAAATGGGTATGAAATTTAATGATGTAGATGAGGCATGGGAGTTTTGGAAGATGTATGcattaaaaattggttttggtgTACGTGGGAGAGTTACTAACAAAGGGAAGGATGGTTCCATAACTTCTACACGTTTTTGTTGCGCAAAAGAAGGACATCGACAAAAAGATATACGGTCGGAATTAGTAAAAAGCCTAGGCCCGAAACGAGGATGGACTGCCATGCCCGAATGGGAATCAAATTAGTTTGAGAGAGTGGTAAATATTTTGTGTATGATTTTGAGCCAATGCATTCCCATTCACTCCACTTTGCAGAGTGTACTCACTTGATATGGTCACATAGGAAAATAAGCGACGTCCAAGCTCAGCAAATTATGTTGGTCGACAATGCGGGCCTCACACAAAGACAGCAGCATGACTTGTCTAGTGTACGATCTGGGGGAAGAGAAAATGTTGGTTACACGAGGGTTGATGTGAAAAACTATCTTCGCACTAAACGAGGGAGAGGCATGGAGTTTGGAGACGCAGGATGTTTATTGAAGTACTTCAGAAACGACAAATCTTAAACACATCTTTCTTTCATGCTGTTCAGCTTGATAGTAATGAGCaaataacaaacatattttgggCGGATTCTAGAATGGTTATTGATTATGCCCTTTTTGGTGATGTTGTAACCTTTGACACAACACTTTCCACCAACAAAGAGTATAGGCCACTCGGTGTATTTATTGGATTCAATCACCATAGAGAGCTTGTGATTTTTGGGGCTGCACTTTTATATGATGAAACCGCAGATTCATTCAAATGGCTTTTCGAGACATTCTTGGGGGCACACAAAAAATAGGAGGCCCGCAACAATTTTTACCGATCAAGATGCAGCAATGTCGAAGGCATTAGAAGAGGTGATTCCCGAGACAAGACATGGATTGTGTACATGGCATCTAATGCAAAATGCTATGAAAAATGTTGGTCACTTAATGAGGAAtggatctaattttttgactgatTTAAAGAAGCTTGTGTATGAATAtgtagaagtgaaaaaatttgaagaggctTGGGACTCATTACTTTCAACATATGAAGCTACCGATAATTCTTGGCTCCAAAATCTGTATAGGTTGAAAGAGAAGTGGGCTAGATGTTATATGAAATTTACGGTGACCTTGGGGATACGTAGTACACAATTGAGTGAGAGTTTGAATGGAGATTTGAAGGATTATCTTCCATGTAATGTAttctaaatggatttttcaagagatttgataaggtgTGAGTGCTAAGCGGTACAAAGAGTTACAGGCTGAGTTTAATGCTAGAGAGAAATTGCCCATGATTTTATGTCGGACATCACCTATGTTGCAGCAAGCAAGCAAGGTCTATACACCTtcaatgtttgaaaattttcagacatAATGGATGAAAACTTTATCCCTGGTTATCAAGGAACGTAATGAGATGGGTATTTTGCGGGAATATGTTGTTGGTTCATTTGGTACAAATGATCCGCAGTATAAGGTCACGGGCGGCCCAAGCAATGAAGTGGTAAATTGtgcttgtaatcattttgagacTGTTGGGATATTATGTTGCCATGTGTTGAAGGTGCTTGATAACTTGGACATAAAGTTAATTCCTAGTGCTTAccttttgaagagatggacacGTGAAGCAAGAGATGGAATACTCGAGAAGCATGGTTTAGATACTCGGGTATAAATTATCGTTATATTCTTTTTTACTCAATTTAGTATTCTAATTTATTGGTAacttctaaaaatttctatatATTTGTTTAGGGGAATGGTGACATGGATGTTACTTATAGATATAGAGAGGTGTGTCTCGAGTTTGTGAAGATAGCAGTCAAGGGTTCACAAACTACTCGGAGatatgaatttatcaagaagatgatcttgacCATTAACAAATCTCTCGATGAAATGCCACTTGGAGGTGAGTCTTAGAGAAATTTAACAGGCTTAAGTGAAGATACAAGTCTCATTGCAAAATGTACGGgcctcaagaagaaagatggacgcAAAGGAGGACAGCGACATAAGAGCTGTCtagagaagaataaaagaaaaggaaagaagcaaGGAGACACACCTCAAGCTTCTTCGCAAGCTTCTTGTGCACCTCAAGTT
The sequence above is drawn from the Rhodamnia argentea isolate NSW1041297 chromosome 9, ASM2092103v1, whole genome shotgun sequence genome and encodes:
- the LOC115754902 gene encoding putative HVA22-like protein g, with the translated sequence MAYNDDVDLQFQFQVIFTIPSKYPAYNRFKTIENNELEAQQLLFRCQHRILVAFLSVCERLGDAFISWLPLYGEAKFAFFIYLWHPQTKGTQDIYNYFFRPYLAIHEKVIDRNLLELKVMAGDYPVSMWQKRDGYVLGFEATDAPLDLVSGKSTAVSRMLVSKRSATGAKGGGRWRKFESFADAGVEKERHRSKRRRMEEV